The following coding sequences lie in one Aspergillus luchuensis IFO 4308 DNA, chromosome 8, nearly complete sequence genomic window:
- a CDS encoding uncharacterized protein (COG:S;~EggNog:ENOG410Q2HD;~TransMembrane:7 (o34-55i67-91o111-132i144-166o195-215i227-246o266-290i)), with protein MNPGGSPHNGTGGNSTTGSPLPKPSSAVDFGPELLAAVWTMSALSIIVVAMRSFGNAKFGNFQISDIVTLLALALLVIAAALSSVAVDYGYGKTASSLELHHAMSSLKYSTISQAVVTLAATAGRLAFIIYLIELLAARKLHRIILWTLVPLQVVVNVISVFLLFFQCSTHVEELFNPSQATHCMSLKVQIDYAYFQGAFNSACDLLLAAFPIYIFWRFNWNVRVKLVLVSLLSLGVVAMAASLVKTIEYPTIMTSTNPRTNHVTLLRWMFVEAGVVLITASIPCLRPLIVHWVKKFVKRAPTLHRKMDNGEGTQSATLNVSQMTQDWKKRWIMPYMQQSESGENLEQHILANISTHIFAGDREFLDRHVPGIVKKVEVTVVADEIPLTEVEHT; from the exons ATGAATCCCGGAGGGTCCCCGCACAATGGAACCGGTGGAAATAGTACCACTGGCAGTCCGCTGCCCAAGCCAAGCTCTGCGGTCGACTTTGGCCCAGAGCTGCTGGCTGCTGTTTGGACAATGAGTGCATTGTCCATTATAGTTGTAGCCATGCGCTCATTCGGCAATGCTAAGTTTGGCAACTTTCAGATCAGTGATATAGTCACTCTGTTGGCACTG GCTCTGCTTGTGATTGCTGCGGCCCTCTCCAGTGTCGCGGTAGACTATGGGTACGGAAAGACTGCCAGTTCGTTAGAGCTGCATCACGCGATGAGCTCTCTTAAGTATTCCACTATCAGTCAGGCCGTGGTAACGTTGGCTGCCACTGCCGGTCGTTTGGCATTTATCATCTATCTCATCGAGCTGCTGGCAGCGCGAAAACTACATCGCATAATTTTATGGACCCTAGTACCCTTGCAGGTGGTTGTCAATGTCATCAGTGTTTTCTTGCTGTTTTTTCAATGTTCGACACATGTGGAAGAATTGTTCAACCCGAGCCAAGCCACCCATTGCATGTCACTGAAGGTACAAATCGATTATGCTTATTTTCAGGGTG CCTTCAACTCCGCCTGTGATCTCCTGCTCGCTGCTTTCcccatctacatcttctGGCGATTCAATTGGAACGTCAGGGTCAAACTTGTTCTCGTATCTCTCCTGAGTTTGGGAGTAGT AGCCATGGCCGCTTCCCTAGTCAAAACCATCGAATACCCAACCATCATGACCTCGACCAACCCACGCACTAACCATGTCACCCTTCTGCGGTGGATGTTCGTCGAAGCGGGCGTCGTGCTCATCACCGCATCAATTCCCTGTCTCCGACCGCTCATTGTCCACTGGGTCAAGAAATTCGTCAAAAGAGCACCTACTCTACACAGGAAAATGGACAACGGCGAGGGTACGCAGAGCGCGACACTTAATGTCAGTCAAATGACGCAGGACTGGAAGAAACGATGGATCATGCCATATATGCAGCAGAGTGAGTCCGGGGAGAATTTGGAGCAACATATCCTGGCTAATATCTCCACGCATATATTTGCCGGGGACCGGGAGTTTCTCGATCGACATGTGCCTGGGATTgtgaagaaggtggaagTTACTGTGGTAGCGGATGAGATTCCATTGACGGAGGTTGAACATACCTGA
- a CDS encoding uncharacterized protein (COG:S;~EggNog:ENOG410PPDK;~SECRETED:SignalP(1-16)), with protein MHVLSTLSILPSVALGAVLPAALQSSTKVAKRDSWGGSVSLGPTKSDIINAVTTIIPGVAPSTQNGELFLWPGMSNGTGDLIQTTLESWPSNSWCGATTGQWCVRASIFGSFGQLDGTGSPVSANDHVRIEYNLASDGETWTQNVTNALTGAALSSYSYAAGPYMTGYGTGTECDSDCTGTVADQLYLNTTITLREADTSFGDTIATGAGATYTGLTSSEGGKVWNIATISIPAMGSQTAVASSTASVATHTTPTPSAAGNVSTDEATGPAAASATQESVSVPSIAPSVAGSGAAPTQFSSGSGFKPGAGSGFGFAPFPSGSSRGSHSNPQSGAQSGSKAGSGSEPGDDNEPCPEW; from the exons ATGCACGTCCTCAGCaccctttccatccttccatccgTCGCTCTCGGTGCCGTTCTGCCTGCTGCTCTGCAAAGTTCCACCAAGGTCGCCAAGCGGGACTCCTGGGGAGGCAGTGTCTCGTTGGGTCCGACCAAGTCCGACATTATCAACGCTGTCACCACAATCATTCCCGGAGTCGCTCCCTCCACCCAGAATGGCGAGCTATTCCTCTGGCCAGGAATGAGCAACGGAACTGGCGACCTCATCCAGACCACGCTCGAAAGCTGGCCTAGCAACTCCTGGTGCGGTGCCACCACGGGCCAGTGGTGTGTGCGCGCCAGTATCTTTGGCTCGTTTGGACAACTGGATGGTACTGGCTCGCCCGTTAGTGCCAACGACCATGTTCGTATCGAGTACAACCTCGCTTCGGATGGCGAGACCTGGACCCAGAATGTCACCAATGCTTTGACGGGTGCTGCTTTGTCCAGCTACTCTTATGCTGCTGGTCCCTACATGACTGG ATATGGCACTGGCACCGAATGCGACAGCGACTGCACCGGCACGGTAGCAGACCAGCTGtatctcaacaccaccatcaccctgCGAGAGGCGGACACCAGTTTCGGCGACACCATCGCAACCGGCGCGGGCGCCACATACACCGGTCTGACCTCCAGCGAAGGCGGCAAGGTCTGGAACATCGCCACTATCAGCATTCCTGCCATGGGCTCTCAGACCGCCGTCGCTTCGTCCACTGCGTCTGTGGCTACCCACACGACCCCTACCCCTTCAGCTGCTGGTAATGTTTCTACTGATGAGGCGACTGGCCCAGCTGCTGCCTCGGCCACTCAGGAATCCGTCTCAGTGCCGTCCATTGCTCCTTCGGTCGCTGGATCCGGTGCCGCTCCCACTCAATTCAGCTCCGGCTCTGGTTTCAAGCCTGGCGCTGGCTCCGGATTTGGCTTTGCGCCGTTcccttctggatcttccCGTGGATCGCACTCGAACCCCCAGTCTGGTGCTCAGTCGGGCTCAAAGGCTGGCTCTGGATCCGAGCCTGGAGATGACAATGAGCCCTGCCCTGAGTGGTGA